A section of the Flavobacterium ardleyense genome encodes:
- a CDS encoding type II toxin-antitoxin system HigB family toxin: MNLLNKRKLLKLEKKNQGNKQLSEAIKKLIEDIENAEWKNPLEIKEARPDADNVHPDGFYFFNINIHRTMILIVFEDSDASIVWTGNHQEYDQTFKGNKNTIEKWLRNQNLI, from the coding sequence TTGAATTTATTAAACAAAAGAAAACTTTTAAAACTTGAAAAAAAGAATCAAGGGAATAAGCAGTTGTCTGAAGCAATAAAAAAATTAATTGAAGATATTGAGAATGCCGAATGGAAAAATCCTCTTGAAATAAAAGAGGCGAGACCTGATGCTGACAATGTTCATCCAGACGGCTTTTATTTTTTTAATATTAATATTCACAGAACAATGATTTTAATCGTATTTGAGGACTCAGATGCCTCAATAGTTTGGACCGGAAATCATCAAGAATATGATCAAACTTTTAAAGGCAATAAAAACACAATAGAAAAATGGTTGAGAAACCAAAATCTAATTTAA
- a CDS encoding helix-turn-helix transcriptional regulator has protein sequence MEKFSIQNIEKISSLESELEVEKASDLFLKLRVLAKENESYKVLRKHLSKLIKDYEDKHWSNTEVISNEQIEKSDLAEKIVQAENEFYSKRKQIIREKLKDSGLNQSDLAKILGHRKGYISELINGIRPFSKDDLVIINRLFKIELELLIPTFIKEEQVIHIRKTLKSIPKNKIILSKHILN, from the coding sequence ATGGAAAAATTTTCAATTCAAAATATAGAAAAAATCAGCTCTTTAGAAAGTGAATTAGAAGTTGAAAAAGCAAGCGATTTATTTTTAAAATTAAGAGTTTTAGCTAAAGAAAATGAATCTTATAAGGTTTTGAGAAAACACTTGTCAAAGTTAATTAAAGACTATGAAGATAAGCATTGGTCAAATACTGAGGTTATTAGCAACGAACAAATTGAGAAAAGTGATTTAGCCGAAAAAATTGTTCAAGCCGAAAATGAGTTCTACTCAAAAAGAAAACAAATCATTCGCGAAAAACTTAAAGACAGCGGATTAAATCAAAGTGATTTGGCGAAAATTTTGGGACACAGAAAAGGCTATATTTCTGAATTAATTAATGGAATTAGACCATTTTCAAAAGATGATTTGGTCATAATAAATCGTCTTTTCAAAATCGAGCTTGAACTATTAATTCCAACTTTTATAAAAGAAGAACAGGTTATACATATTAGAAAAACTTTAAAATCAATTCCAAAAAATAAAATAATACTTTCTAAACACATTCTGAATTAA
- a CDS encoding Bax inhibitor-1/YccA family protein has translation MKFESSNPFLKNKEFSNSRNSAQVVTHEGVIIRDDEMTVSGTMNKSFLLLALIVAAAAITWSMAFNGDNVMPIAIGGAVAGLVAVLIAAFKPQLSAYLGPAYAIAQGLFLGAISAIFEAQYPGIVINAVGATFVTFMVCFGLYKFKVVKVTQQFRSIVIAATLAIVTFYVIGWVLSMFTSFTPIHHGNSLMSIGISVFVIIIAALNLFLDFDMIEKGAEAKQPKYMEWFGAIGLMVTLVWLYVEFLRLLSKLSSRD, from the coding sequence ATGAAATTCGAATCTAGCAATCCATTTCTTAAAAATAAGGAGTTTAGCAATAGCAGAAACTCTGCTCAAGTAGTCACTCACGAAGGAGTTATTATTCGCGACGACGAGATGACGGTGAGCGGTACAATGAATAAAAGTTTTTTATTGCTTGCTCTGATTGTTGCAGCAGCGGCGATTACTTGGAGTATGGCTTTTAATGGCGACAATGTAATGCCAATTGCAATTGGTGGAGCAGTTGCCGGATTAGTAGCAGTGCTTATCGCAGCTTTCAAACCACAATTATCCGCATATTTAGGACCTGCTTATGCAATAGCACAAGGACTTTTTCTAGGTGCTATTTCAGCAATTTTCGAAGCGCAATATCCGGGAATCGTAATCAATGCAGTTGGAGCAACTTTCGTAACCTTTATGGTTTGTTTCGGACTATATAAGTTCAAAGTTGTAAAAGTCACACAGCAATTTAGATCAATCGTTATTGCCGCAACCCTTGCTATCGTCACGTTTTACGTAATTGGCTGGGTACTTTCAATGTTTACAAGCTTCACTCCTATTCACCACGGGAATTCTCTGATGAGTATTGGAATTAGCGTTTTTGTAATCATCATTGCAGCGCTAAATCTATTTTTAGATTTTGATATGATCGAGAAAGGTGCTGAGGCTAAACAACCAAAATATATGGAATGGTTTGGCGCAATCGGCCTAATGGTAACCCTAGTTTGGTTGTACGTCGAATTCTTGAGATTACTTTCAAAATTATCATCAAGAGATTAA
- the pyk gene encoding pyruvate kinase, with translation MSTNKKTKIVATLGPACSSIEVIKDMIDAGVNVFRVNFSHADYDDVLEKVKIIRDLNEQYGYTTAILADLQGPKLRVGIMKEDCVVVAGDKITFTTAEDIPGTRHKVYMNYKEFPNDVNPGERILLDDGKLIFEVLSTNRTTEVEAIVIQGGPLKSKKGVNLPNTKVSLPALTPKDVRDALFAIELKVDWIALSFVRTAEDLMVLQDLIAEHSDHKIPIIAKIEKPEGVENIDKIVAYCDGLMVARGDLGVEVPAHEVPLIQKKLVHRAKTARIPVIIATQMMETMITTLTPTRAEVNDVANSVMDGADAVMLSGETSVGNYPVQVIQKMTQIIEAVEDSPLIIVPSNTPQIRTKRFITKSICHHAAMMANTIKAKAICTLTNSGYTAFQISAWRPQADILVFTSNKRILTQLSLLWGVRTLFYDKFVSTDDTVIDVNQIAKDKGYVQKGDMLINLAAMPIVEKGMVNTLRISEILD, from the coding sequence ATGTCAACAAATAAAAAAACAAAAATAGTCGCAACTCTAGGACCCGCTTGCAGTAGCATCGAGGTTATTAAAGATATGATTGACGCCGGTGTAAATGTATTCCGAGTTAATTTTTCGCACGCGGACTATGACGATGTTTTAGAAAAAGTAAAAATAATAAGAGATCTAAACGAACAATATGGCTACACCACCGCTATTCTTGCTGATTTACAAGGTCCGAAGCTGCGAGTTGGTATAATGAAGGAAGACTGTGTGGTTGTTGCGGGCGATAAAATCACCTTCACCACCGCCGAAGATATCCCTGGAACTCGTCATAAAGTTTATATGAACTATAAAGAATTTCCAAATGATGTAAATCCTGGAGAGAGAATTCTTCTTGATGATGGTAAGCTGATTTTTGAAGTTCTCTCTACAAATAGAACTACCGAAGTAGAAGCAATCGTAATCCAAGGGGGGCCTTTAAAATCTAAAAAAGGGGTTAATCTTCCTAATACTAAAGTTTCTCTTCCTGCTTTAACTCCAAAAGATGTCAGAGATGCGCTATTTGCAATAGAATTAAAAGTTGACTGGATCGCGCTTTCATTTGTACGAACAGCAGAAGATTTGATGGTATTACAAGATTTAATTGCTGAACATTCAGATCATAAAATTCCAATTATAGCCAAAATAGAAAAGCCAGAAGGTGTCGAAAATATCGACAAAATAGTTGCTTACTGTGATGGTTTAATGGTTGCTCGTGGAGATCTAGGTGTGGAAGTTCCTGCTCACGAAGTACCATTAATTCAGAAAAAACTGGTTCATAGAGCCAAAACTGCGAGAATTCCGGTAATTATTGCCACTCAAATGATGGAGACAATGATCACCACACTTACGCCTACAAGAGCAGAAGTGAATGACGTTGCTAACTCTGTGATGGATGGTGCCGATGCGGTAATGCTTTCGGGCGAAACTTCGGTCGGAAATTATCCAGTACAAGTAATTCAGAAAATGACCCAGATCATCGAAGCCGTCGAGGATTCTCCGCTAATTATTGTGCCATCAAATACTCCACAAATTCGTACCAAACGTTTTATCACTAAGTCAATTTGCCACCACGCGGCAATGATGGCAAATACCATCAAAGCCAAAGCAATTTGCACGTTGACAAATAGTGGGTATACAGCATTCCAAATTTCGGCTTGGAGACCACAAGCAGATATTTTGGTATTTACTTCCAATAAGAGAATCTTGACACAATTAAGTCTTCTTTGGGGAGTTCGCACCTTGTTTTATGACAAATTTGTTAGTACGGATGATACAGTTATTGATGTCAATCAGATTGCAAAAGACAAAGGATATGTCCAAAAAGGCGATATGCTTATCAACTTGGCGGCAATGCCAATTGTCGAAAAGGGAATGGTAAATACTTTGCGTATTTCTGAAATATTAGACTAA
- a CDS encoding IPExxxVDY family protein translates to MPLILDQMVVHKLSLDFSTDIPFSLIAIHTSLEDYHLAYLINQQLPILLSKKEDIELPSRNGSLCFSRFFYENLEYDIVWDLFRNKSSTDLGIIDDSLSITSDLFEVSTTTYLLSEYKKVDYFLRVQNFEESVDSIISSLNNILRIETIYQIHEHQIKSKNNLIF, encoded by the coding sequence TTGCCTCTAATTTTGGATCAAATGGTTGTTCATAAATTAAGTTTAGACTTTTCTACCGACATACCCTTTAGCTTAATCGCAATTCATACTTCACTTGAAGACTACCATCTTGCTTATTTAATCAATCAACAGTTGCCAATTCTTCTAAGTAAAAAAGAAGACATTGAACTCCCTTCTAGAAATGGTTCTTTGTGTTTTTCGCGATTTTTCTATGAAAATTTAGAGTATGATATAGTTTGGGACTTGTTTCGGAATAAATCTTCCACTGACTTAGGCATAATTGATGATAGTCTAAGTATAACTTCCGACCTATTTGAAGTTTCTACAACCACTTATTTACTAAGTGAATATAAGAAAGTAGACTATTTCTTGAGAGTCCAAAATTTTGAAGAATCCGTAGATTCTATCATTAGCAGTCTAAATAATATACTACGAATTGAAACGATTTATCAGATACACGAACATCAGATTAAATCTAAAAATAATTTAATTTTTTAA
- the rnc gene encoding ribonuclease III, whose product MRILKNIFKKSRSQEDGIFFTAITKIIGFEPKNLAFYKAAFTHRSASGTDANGNAVNYERLEFLGDAMLSAIIAAHLYEKAPSGDEGYLTKMRSKIVSREHLNTLGKDLKLKDFVQSKVALNQFGDNIHGNIFEAVVGAIYLDLGYSYCEKFIQSRVIKPYVDISKLEGKITSYKSLVIEWCQKEKKTFFYDVFEDNGINGERLYGVKLSIDNKVVAKARASSKKKAEEKASQRAYFALQEKMTKKT is encoded by the coding sequence ATGAGAATACTTAAAAACATATTTAAAAAATCCCGTTCTCAAGAAGACGGGATTTTTTTTACTGCTATTACCAAAATAATTGGCTTTGAACCAAAGAATTTGGCGTTTTACAAAGCAGCTTTTACACATAGGTCTGCCAGCGGAACCGATGCAAATGGAAATGCTGTAAATTACGAACGTTTGGAGTTTTTAGGTGACGCAATGTTGAGCGCCATAATTGCGGCACATTTATACGAAAAAGCTCCCAGTGGAGACGAAGGTTATCTGACGAAAATGCGATCCAAAATTGTTAGTCGTGAACATCTTAATACCCTTGGTAAAGATCTGAAACTTAAAGACTTTGTACAAAGCAAAGTAGCTCTTAACCAATTTGGTGATAATATTCACGGAAATATTTTCGAAGCAGTCGTAGGTGCCATATACCTTGACCTAGGGTACAGCTATTGCGAAAAATTTATTCAAAGCCGCGTGATCAAGCCCTATGTAGATATTAGCAAACTCGAAGGAAAGATAACTTCTTATAAAAGCTTGGTCATCGAATGGTGTCAGAAAGAAAAGAAAACTTTTTTCTATGATGTATTTGAAGACAACGGCATAAATGGCGAGCGACTTTATGGCGTTAAATTAAGCATCGATAATAAGGTGGTCGCAAAAGCGAGAGCATCGTCAAAGAAGAAGGCAGAGGAAAAAGCTTCTCAGAGAGCTTACTTCGCCTTGCAAGAAAAAATGACGAAAAAGACTTAA
- the fabF gene encoding beta-ketoacyl-ACP synthase II, with translation MELKRVVVTGLGALTPIGNSVQEYWNALINGESGAAPITYYDTEKHKTKFACEVKNFNIEDYMDRKESRRLDKFAQYAVAASDEAIKDAGITSENIDKYRVGVIWGAGIGGLQTFQDEVMYYAKGDGTPKFNPFFIPKMIADIAPAHISMRNGYMGPNYTTVSACASSANALIDAYNYIRLGMCDVIISGGSEAAVTISGMGGFNSMHALSTRNDSPQTASRPFDATRDGFVLGEGAGALVLEEYEHAKARGAKIYCEMGGGGMSSDAYHLTAPHPEGIGVIAVMKNTLKDAGMSPEQVDHINTHGTSTPLGDVAELKAITAVFGDHAKKININSTKSMTGHLLGAAGAIEAIASILAMKHSIVPPTINHEVVDPNIDPSLNLTLNKAQHREVNVAMSNTFGFGGHNACVLFKKLID, from the coding sequence ATGGAATTAAAGCGAGTTGTTGTAACGGGTTTAGGTGCTCTAACTCCGATTGGAAATTCAGTTCAAGAATATTGGAATGCATTGATCAATGGAGAAAGTGGAGCAGCTCCAATTACATATTACGACACCGAAAAGCATAAGACAAAATTTGCTTGTGAGGTAAAAAACTTCAACATCGAAGACTATATGGATCGCAAAGAATCCCGTAGACTCGATAAGTTTGCACAATACGCAGTAGCAGCTAGCGACGAGGCGATTAAGGATGCTGGAATTACGAGTGAAAATATTGACAAGTACCGGGTTGGAGTTATTTGGGGAGCTGGTATTGGAGGTCTTCAGACTTTTCAAGATGAGGTGATGTACTACGCAAAAGGTGATGGTACTCCCAAATTTAACCCTTTCTTTATTCCCAAGATGATTGCAGATATTGCTCCGGCACATATCTCAATGCGCAATGGGTATATGGGACCAAACTATACTACAGTGTCAGCATGTGCTTCTTCTGCAAATGCTTTAATAGACGCTTACAATTACATTAGATTAGGGATGTGCGATGTAATTATTTCAGGTGGTTCTGAAGCAGCGGTAACTATTTCTGGAATGGGTGGTTTTAATTCTATGCATGCACTTTCTACGCGTAACGATTCTCCACAAACTGCTTCGCGTCCTTTTGATGCAACCAGAGATGGATTTGTTCTTGGAGAAGGAGCTGGTGCATTAGTTCTTGAAGAATATGAACATGCAAAAGCCCGCGGCGCAAAAATTTATTGCGAAATGGGCGGAGGCGGAATGTCATCTGACGCATACCATCTTACTGCACCACATCCGGAAGGAATTGGTGTAATTGCGGTAATGAAAAATACTCTGAAGGATGCAGGAATGAGTCCCGAGCAGGTAGATCATATCAATACTCACGGAACATCAACGCCACTTGGCGATGTTGCTGAATTAAAAGCTATCACGGCTGTATTTGGTGATCATGCAAAGAAAATTAATATCAATTCGACGAAATCAATGACCGGCCACCTACTAGGTGCAGCGGGAGCTATAGAGGCAATCGCTTCTATTCTCGCAATGAAGCATTCAATTGTGCCGCCAACAATTAATCATGAGGTAGTTGATCCAAATATTGATCCTTCTTTAAATTTGACTCTAAACAAAGCACAACACCGTGAAGTGAATGTTGCTATGAGTAATACCTTCGGGTTTGGTGGTCATAACGCATGTGTTTTATTTAAGAAACTGATCGACTAA
- a CDS encoding acyl carrier protein, translating to MSDIASRVKAIIVDKLGVDENEVVTEASFTNDLGADSLDTVELIMEFEKEFDIQIPDDQAENIATVGQAISYIEEAKK from the coding sequence ATGTCAGACATTGCATCAAGAGTTAAAGCGATTATCGTAGATAAATTAGGCGTTGACGAAAACGAAGTTGTAACAGAAGCAAGCTTCACAAATGATTTGGGAGCTGACTCTTTGGACACAGTTGAACTTATCATGGAATTTGAAAAAGAATTTGATATCCAAATTCCAGATGACCAAGCTGAAAACATTGCTACTGTAGGTCAAGCGATTTCTTACATAGAAGAAGCTAAAAAATAA
- the purN gene encoding phosphoribosylglycinamide formyltransferase yields MKKIVIFASGSGSNAEKIMQYFEGHPTSAVAAVLSNKSSAGVLAIAQQFQIPTLVFSREDLNNDTVLNFLQTNKPDLIVLAGFLWMFPKSIINEFPGKIVNIHPALLPAYGGKGMYGLNVHRAVVADGAKQTGITIHYVDEHYDEGATIFQDAITLLGDETPEEVAAKVLKLEHAHFARVIDEILNN; encoded by the coding sequence ATGAAAAAAATTGTGATTTTTGCTTCGGGATCAGGCTCTAATGCTGAGAAAATTATGCAATACTTTGAAGGTCATCCCACTAGTGCTGTTGCGGCAGTTTTGTCCAATAAAAGTAGTGCAGGAGTGCTTGCGATCGCCCAGCAATTCCAAATTCCGACGCTAGTATTTTCTCGAGAGGATTTAAATAATGATACCGTTTTAAATTTCCTTCAAACGAACAAACCTGATTTGATTGTGTTAGCTGGCTTTTTATGGATGTTTCCGAAATCAATAATTAACGAATTCCCAGGCAAGATCGTAAATATACATCCCGCATTACTACCTGCTTATGGAGGGAAAGGGATGTATGGATTAAATGTGCACCGTGCTGTAGTTGCCGATGGTGCAAAGCAAACGGGAATTACCATTCACTACGTTGATGAACATTACGATGAAGGAGCCACGATCTTTCAAGATGCAATAACGCTTCTAGGAGATGAAACCCCAGAAGAAGTAGCGGCCAAAGTTTTAAAATTAGAGCACGCGCATTTTGCCCGGGTTATTGATGAGATT